The sequence CTCCCTATGAGAAAATAAGCTGTTCCTTTGGACACCAGGTGAGATCAGCCCCATATTATTTTTCTGGTGTGAGTATGCAGCATTCTAGACCCTGAAGAAATTCCTCTAACCTACACTGAAAGTTATTTACAGTCTGCAGCAGTTCTTTCTGACTTTTATTTGTAAGCACTTGCTTTTTTTGTGTAAgttatctgcttttttttttttttttttttttaaatttttttggttatttttattttttttttttaatttactagttttctatagggtccatttacacagaaagattctgacagattatctgccaaaaatttgaagacaaagccagaaacagactataaacagatcaggtcataaaggaaagcctgagatttctcctgttttcaaatccattcctggctttggcttcaaatctttggcagataatctgtcagataatctttgtgtaaatggacccatagagtTGGGTATATCAAGCATTTGTTCTTTAGCCATTAATCAAACATTTGCAGCACTTTCTAAATGACACACAGCTATAAGGTTTAAAATGTGTCTTACATTAGTCACTTCCCTTGCCACTTTCTTATATATGTACACAACACAGCACAATAAGAGAATATATAGTCAGGGACAGGTATACACTATCAATATAAAAAAGCACAAAATAGTGGATCTACACAGGAAGTATGCAAAGAATAATCACCCCGCAAACTATAGAatagaacacagcagtgacctggtacagtcacaggcaggatacccAAGTATTGTAGAATAGAACACAGTAGTGACTGGGTGCAGCCACAGGCTGTTCTAGAGCTGAAAAATGGAACAAAACATAGCTCCAGACTATGTAGGACACATCCTATAGTCCAGAGAACACCTTGATGTTGATGAGCCTTTTTGTAGCTACTGACTGATTGTGTTACAAGTAGTTTCCAGGCCTCCTTCTTAAAATGCCAGGAAAAACAACAGAGTAATGGAAGAAAATGGAGTTCTAAGATATACCAGATTATATAATCTTGTGGgccatacaatatataatataatagatgGCAGGAGAGGCAGCAGCCCCTCAATAATATCTTATCTGATGAGAATTGTTCTCATGTTCTTTTCCATTTGGTCCATACTGATATGACAACTTCCTATGATAAATGTAGAATCTACCGCTGAACATTGATGGCACCTTAGTTCTGCACTCATCCACATGCTCTATTCTATAGCTACACAAATTCATATCCCAGACCCCTGAATAAAGTCACATTGCAGAAGTAACAGGCGCATACTCCAAAATAAATTTTTACCCCAGCATAAATTCATACTGCAGACTGCTGATTATACTCCTGACAAATGAATTCATATCACAgactcctaaaaaaaaacaaaaaaaaaaaaaacacctcattGCAGACCCCTGAATACATTCATAAACAAGAAATGAATTGCAGACAGGTATCCTATCCCACCCCCTCTCCACACAGAAACAAAACCCCATCAGTTTCCTTTTCACACAGTAAAACATTACACCAACCCCACAAAGTGGTAAGCAAGCTCCCCTCCACGGTGCCCAACATACAttatgcaatctgatgattgctTGTAATAGTCCCTTAGAAGGaattaaaaattgtaaaaattagATTCACCCATTTAAATGTTAAGAACCTATTACCCACAGCAATCTTCtgaatcaccctgtgtaataaagataatGGATCAGCCAAGGAGCAAGTAATCGTTTGTTCATCGGCTGATCCCTTTCTTTCAGCAAGTCTAAAAAACATTATGGAGCCTTGTCCAGACACTGGCTGAGCAGATATGGGTTAGTCTGTGGAAGGGTTGGCTGTAGCTGCTGTCAGCGGGGCTCCCAGAGACATGGCAGAAGGACAATGGGGAGAGGTAACATCTTATTTTCTACAAAccaatgctggagtacccctttaaagaaaggactgcacggacatagcTAATGATGCCCACGCAGCCCTGCCCACATGATTAagctgtgtaagggtccatttacacagaaagattatctgacagattatctgccaatgatttgaagccaaagccaggaatggttttgaaaagaggagaaatctcaggctttcctttacaacctgatctctgtttattgcctgtttctggctttggcttcaaatctttggcagataatctgtcagataatctgtgtaaatggaccctaacaggcTCGGTAAGCCTAACCTAGGGTCGAGCcatctaatatggcccttagtttatgtgcctttaaagggaaccattcaccccctggccccaggcagaaactgacatacagtgacataaaggtcaatatacttaccacatcgctcccggtcccgtcccgaatcccgttgttgacacggagaaatcggcgATTCTTCTTCtcacgcccattatggtaatgagcaccgccgggtccgaagtccagccttctccccgcctccgacacttgattgacgccgggtcctcttcctcctcgtcttctttcttctcgccggatcccgcgcaggcgccgtgacagtcgttttcggcgcatgcgcagttcacaattgaagccgctccgcagcttcacagtttactgcgcgtgcgccgattgcctcgaacacgtatcctgtttaccgcgcaggcgcagagaggtgatgagaccatcgcaacggcgcctgcgcgggaattcgtcagaagactgaagacgtcaatcaagttccaggaggcgtggatgggcggcgacgagaagaggacctcatgaataagttggactcgtccgtcgtttcctatggacgctggactcatctcagctcattaccataatgggcgggagaagaagaatcggcgatttctacgtgtcaacaacgggatccgggacgggaccgggagcgatgtggtaagtatattgacctttatgtcactgtatgtcagtttctgccgggggccacggggtgaatggttccctttaaggagaagaATTTTTAACGTTTCAGTATCCCCTTTCTACATAAGATCAAGATAAACAGGTCCTGAATACAGAGTCAGTTTTATCTGATAAAAAGACCTACAGGCATTATCAAATTCTGCCTTTGTCAAGCCTTGAGGCACAAGACAACAAAGACCAGGGCACTCAAATATCAAGATCTTTGAACTGGAGGCATTATAAGAAACAGCAGGTAAACTTGTACAGCACATAATTCATTGTCTTGTCAAACTTTTATTTGACCAAATATAAAATGGCAACAAAAATAATATTCAATATTAGAACTAGTGATCAGCAAATTTACAATAATAAGAAATAAAACGCTtctttatctctgcaatccgctcatcagcctgctgccttttaactgactgctgctctttCCTGGGTGCTGGGGGAAGAtatatccagtcctgggaaactgggagaagttgcccaggactggatccagctttttcagggaCCCGGgtaggagcggcacagagtgcaGAGAGTTAAAAGCTAGCAGGCTAacgagcggattgcagagataagtGCTTCTTATTACTGTaaggtcgctcatctctaattgaaacTAAAATGCAGTAATttatctatatacaggagaccgaagAATCCAAAGCATAAAGTTTAGATAACATTTTTGTCTCCAATGTCTTTATTTACCGACAAAACACAGCTTTTTCAAATGGTAaggagtaaaaatgaaaaaggaaCACTTTAAAAATTGGATTTATATAAATTATTGGGAAAAAAAGGCTTTAAAAAACAGTAACTATCAGTACCTCATGTTGCTTATTCATATATGCAGTGATGGCACTCGTAACCATGCATGTGCCGGAAGCTGCTCATCTTGTATGTGAGCTCTTCCTTGCACATGTGCGGTTATGAACTCTATTACTATCATacgaatatgcatagtgggtggagcAGGCTGAGAGGTGGAGCTCTGGGTGCCCAGGCAACGCCCACAGGACTCCTAAGGTGGCGATTtgcagggggatatcagcaggtttgtttacatgaacctgctgatagttcccctttaaattaaaattgGTGACTGTAAAGCCCCTGCTCAaatcatttatatttttattggcTTTTAATTGATTTTAGTTTTTGATTGGAACAGGagcaaagattagagatgagcgaatttacagtaggaactaaaaaaagatagatccagtcctgtgagaagtttcccagcacctggggagcagCGGCATGTTGCGGAGCACATCTCAAAGTACCACAGCCCAATGAGCGCAATAtagataggaacaaagcgcttcacccctactgtaaatttgctcatccctagcagACATGTCACACACAAAGGGCCTTTTACAAGAGGCAATTCTCACCCAAACATGCAGATTATGGCCCTGCATAAAAGGCCCAACACATAAGCAAATGCTAATTCGTCAACTGATGCAGCCTTAAAAATAGTCATTAATCAAATGTATGTTTGTCCATTAACGTAAGTGAAGGACTGCATGAATAAGCAATCGTGTAAAAGGCTCCTCTAATGGGCCTGCAATCTATGTGACTGGCGGCTGTATACAAGGCAGTCATCTACTGTTAGGATCCATTCACAAATACATTgacatctgcagcagatcctgtaacagcgtaaaatctgctgcagaccatgtTTGTGTGAATGGACCTTAAGAAGGAcctttttttttaagggtttgttcacacgtacaggatctgctgcagatttgatggcgctgatttgaagctggagaatctgctgcagatcctgtacgtgtgaacgcacccttatacagCAGAAAATATTAGACAATGGGAGCACAATATTAAGATACATGGCAGTTCTGATGTCCATGTCTGTAACATATAGTCACATTTCTTCTCCATGTGCAAAGCCTCATGAAAGTTTAGTTCATTGTAAATGCACCATAGTTTACCATACAAGGTAGCCAGGTGCAATAGTCATTTTAATAAGTACTAAAACAAGGCCTTTCTCGTTGTCATGAAACGGTGATCATGATTCTGCCGCACGGATGAGGTTAACACGCACCATTTAGTTCCATTCCAGGTGGTTACACCCTGCACTTGTGGGCTATTGTGGTTTTGAAGCTTTGGCTGCATTTTCTAGTATCCTTCTCTTCCACTCCTCATAATCCTTCTCCTTGTTTTCAGTCTCTTTGCACACCTGTTTGCGTGGAATCTCCTCCTCATCTTCATCATCAGATGCTGTTCCTACAGACAGATGTGAGAACACTTATTTTCCTATGAAGGAATTTTCCAGCAACTAAAAATCATTTTAGTCTTATCActttagacttagggccctattacacacagatttatctgacagactattgaagccaaagccaggaacagactataaacagaacaggtcataaaggaaagactgagatgtctcctcttttcaaatgcattccttaaattttccaaaatctgtcagataatctgtgtgtaatGACTCCCATAGCtgtgtggctgtggctgctggagaggatgatggcagggggacactgaaggacacagggcactggagggacactgagcatccctctgccatcatcctctccagcagccacagcccgcacagctctgggagtcgggtcgtgacatcaccacattatccaggaagtgaagccttgacgcagtagtaagtgcagggaaaaaaaagtactttatgtgcatttcccgtaaaaaagtgtatattggggatttgtataagttttgagGGCAATAGAACACTTtataattttttgctggacttctttaaggGAATGATGCAATCTTTACCTACCTTGATCTAGTACTATGCAGTCCAGTAAGGTTTTCTGTTTCTTTCGTGGTTGCTGTGTGATTGCTGCATTTTCCTCTACATTGTAAATAACAAGACAATCTCAGTATAAGGAGAAAACACTAATCACAACAAAAAATAAACTACATGGGGTTATAGCCCTATGTTTAATCTATGAACCACCAATTACAAAACCAATGGCAGTTATAGTATTTCTTCTAAGGTCAAGAAAATCACAATGAACTCACGGCAGACTTGTAAACCAATTTTCTCCAGCTGAATGCACAGACGCTCAAATATGCCCTTCTTCACTCCTGATGTAGCAAGTAATTTATTCTTTTCCACTTTCAACTTCATGCACCTAGGATAAAATTTTGAAGTGTGAATTCTACTCTTACGGATGAATTGCTTTAAATGGGAAACTGGCAGCTACAAAAGAGGTCTCAAACTGCATACATTGCCACATAGCTATGTACTCAGCCAGTCTGTCGCTGCAATCAccccaaaaatgtttttaatgctGCCTGCTCTGAAGTGTCAGAGGTGTAGCCAGGACAATGAAGCTATGTAAGCAGTTTGGAACTTCTTTAAGTACAGTGTACTGTTATGGAGGAGACACAGTGACATGTATCATCCATTGCTCCTTCAATGGCAGCAATGTATGTGCAGATGAGCAGTCTATCCGCATAGGGCAGAGTAGCATGATTAGAGAGATCAGGGCTGCAGAGAATGTACACTGTTAGTCACCCATCAATTAAACTCACCACAGTgtgttgtggggaaaaaaaaaattaaaataggtGGTCAATCTGCACAAACGCTTCCCTTTTAGTATATGGTTCACAATGTGCGTTTGTCACATTTTCAGTTTGGTCTGATAAGCTCACTTAGAAAGATGTGGAAGTTCAGCAACCAAATCAACGTCACGACTTGccactaagccagtcagtgactggggcaggatgctgCTACAGATTTGCTAAGCAGGCTCTGTCAGAATGTCAGATTTGCTAAGCTATTCTTCCctgagtcgtgacatcacaactcagggaaaatgccttccagcaggggtcctggCCAGTCAGGCACCACATCATGGtcaaggggagaggtaagcaataacTTGTCATTTCCTCCCCTGCCTCATGTCACATTTTTAGAACCGTCGGACTTCTTTAAAAACACAACAGTATGTTCCCCGGCCTATATAGGGTGGATTTGATTATTTCAAAGAAAGCATCTCTACCTGCATGCTGCATATAAAGCAGCTGTGATGAACAGCGGTTTGGATAAATCAAGGTGTTCCTGCTGAGCCTGTGGTAGGCTGGATTCATACCTGCAGACAGAAAATGAAGAGAATTAAACAGAAGTCTAGAAGCTTTTCAGGAATTTTTCTATAACTCCTGGCAAAAATGTACAGTATCCCCACTAAGAGGATGTTCCATCAGCCTTTGAGGGTATAGCAAATACAAACACAGACATGACGAAAAGCAATGTGTAATATCTAGACCTTCTGGCTTggaccctccctccccctccaaaAAACGCTTAGTGGGAAGTGACAAGATTATCCTGCATATTAGGGGTCAGAGTTGACACTCGAGATGGCATATCCAACATCTATTACTGTAAGTAGCCAAGATATTGATCACAGGCAGCGATTTGCATGTCTCCTGACCTGTTGAGGATTTTGGATGCAGTGTTCACAGCCTCCATGCAGCCATGCTGTACTGCAAGGTCTCTTATGCTCAATTTGGAATCCACACCAAGCAGACACTCAAATGTCTTTAGACAGCTCACATAGACCTTCTTGTTAAGTCCAGATAATCGAACCAGATAGTcctgaaaaataagaaaaacgtACACTCACTACAGGCTACACAGCAAGCATTTATGATATTACACTGCCTCTATCtcaatatatgaatgtacagggtATCTAAAAGTAAGGCAATGTCCATATAAAATAACTGATTGGTGTATTTGACACATGGTGTGTGGGGTGCCTGTTATGCCATGTCACCAGCACGGCAGCCACAATCTTGGCTTCAACTTCAGTGTTTAAAACGGTAAATGGTTGACACAAACTGGTAGAGAACTTTACTGGAAAACAACAATTTGTGTAAATGTAACTTTATGCAGTGGAATCTCTGTTCTCAAACACAATAGGTTCTGTAAGGggtcagggtgcgttcacacctacaggatctgcagcagatctgcagcagattggatgctgtgttcagttatttaaatgaaatctgctgcagaaaatcagctgcagatcctgtaggtgtgaacgcaccatcaatGAACATTTCAGAGTCCAGCACTCGAAAAGGTTTGGCAGCCCCATAGAGGGCGAACGACATGAGAACCATTCATTACGGggatgtttaaagtgactgtaccaccaggcccagaccgaagcactggagacgggccgatccccccttagtgggaggaaaccctagctcctctatgatagggttccattgattctaatggagttatgtcatggaggggctggagtttcttcccactaagggtgggtctgcttgcctccagtgcttcagcctgggcctggtggtacagtcactctGTTCTCTGGATTAGTGAGAATCCCAGTGGTCGGACCTGCAGCAATCCGTTTGTTATTCGGGAATGACAAGCCGAgatgagaacacccctttaaggagtgGCTTCAAAACCTCTATAgtgatccttaaagggaatgtgtcgccaagtaaaaaaaaaaatctgaaagtgttaaaactgaatttgttattttttttattaatttatatgtgtt is a genomic window of Dendropsophus ebraccatus isolate aDenEbr1 chromosome 4, aDenEbr1.pat, whole genome shotgun sequence containing:
- the ORC6 gene encoding origin recognition complex subunit 6 isoform X2, producing MCLQLAAASLNHPIDKDYLVRLSGLNKKVYVSCLKTFECLLGVDSKLSIRDLAVQHGCMEAVNTASKILNRYESSLPQAQQEHLDLSKPLFITAALYAACRCMKLKVEKNKLLATSGVKKGIFERLCIQLEKIGLQVCQENAAITQQPRKKQKTLLDCIVLDQGTASDDEDEEEIPRKQVCKETENKEKDYEEWKRRILENAAKASKPQ
- the ORC6 gene encoding origin recognition complex subunit 6 isoform X1; translated protein: MESETLKRLAPKLGISSGRVLGKAEEFLRLSQVKCCGLSALTTATSNAVMCLQLAAASLNHPIDKDYLVRLSGLNKKVYVSCLKTFECLLGVDSKLSIRDLAVQHGCMEAVNTASKILNRYESSLPQAQQEHLDLSKPLFITAALYAACRCMKLKVEKNKLLATSGVKKGIFERLCIQLEKIGLQVCQENAAITQQPRKKQKTLLDCIVLDQGTASDDEDEEEIPRKQVCKETENKEKDYEEWKRRILENAAKASKPQ